Proteins encoded together in one Psychrobacter sanguinis window:
- a CDS encoding PA3496 family putative envelope integrity protein, whose translation MSDNDLDDFDDENFEDDDDAKKVDEAEAEAARLTSLEKRRLIDNMLEEKRLARELRDGFDDDFDDFDDEDFDDEDFDDEAEED comes from the coding sequence ATGAGTGACAATGATCTTGATGATTTCGATGATGAAAACTTCGAAGACGATGATGATGCCAAAAAAGTGGACGAAGCCGAAGCGGAAGCTGCGCGCTTAACCAGTTTAGAGAAGCGTCGTCTTATCGATAATATGCTAGAAGAAAAGCGCTTGGCTCGTGAGCTAAGAGATGGTTTCGATGATGATTTTGACGATTTCGATGACGAAGACTTTGATGATGAAGACTTCGATGACGAAGCAGAGGAAGATTAA
- a CDS encoding YecA/YgfB family protein: MTLEELQSFLDSDANEHGLDSVATHGFLTATIVGKPLPNWLSLLFEGQDSKVSAEVKAAIKEWRAELLEDLHSEEGIALPLEIDEDSGEMDFSPESELTAWSIGFVDAMYGDENVDWFSDEDSSEDVAMLTLPMMVFSGIDTVDGEEDEDLAAIRRDDDALAQMANSIEGNLSELFLLFHTED, from the coding sequence ATGACTTTAGAAGAGTTACAAAGCTTCCTAGATTCTGACGCCAATGAACATGGTCTAGACAGTGTGGCTACTCATGGATTTTTGACGGCAACCATCGTGGGTAAGCCTTTACCTAACTGGCTGTCACTGTTGTTCGAAGGTCAAGATTCAAAAGTAAGTGCTGAGGTAAAAGCGGCCATTAAAGAGTGGCGAGCAGAACTACTAGAAGATCTACACAGTGAGGAAGGCATTGCCTTGCCGCTAGAAATTGATGAAGATTCAGGAGAGATGGATTTCTCACCAGAATCTGAGTTAACTGCTTGGTCAATTGGCTTTGTTGATGCCATGTATGGTGATGAAAATGTCGATTGGTTTAGCGATGAAGACAGTAGTGAAGATGTGGCGATGCTGACCCTACCGATGATGGTATTTAGTGGTATTGATACGGTTGACGGTGAGGAAGATGAAGATTTAGCCGCCATTCGTCGTGATGATGATGCGTTGGCTCAAATGGCCAATAGTATCGAAGGTAACTTAAGCGAACTGTTTTTATTGTTCCATACAGAAGACTAG
- a CDS encoding YbjQ family protein, producing MSVQLSNLEHLPGYIITERLDVVYGSTVRSKHVGKDIFASLKNIVGGELTAYTELLEESRQEAIDRMMVKAEALGADAIVGIRFSTSSIAQGASELFVYGTAVRAVPDNGASHLSNNTYPPQSVATQSPSIPPLPSAETDRNEFDQ from the coding sequence ATGAGCGTACAACTGTCCAATCTAGAACACTTACCAGGTTATATCATTACTGAGCGTTTGGACGTGGTGTATGGCAGTACGGTGCGCTCAAAGCATGTGGGTAAAGACATCTTCGCCAGTCTCAAAAACATTGTAGGCGGTGAGTTGACCGCTTACACCGAGCTGTTAGAAGAGTCGCGTCAAGAAGCAATAGACCGCATGATGGTTAAGGCTGAAGCGTTAGGTGCAGATGCCATTGTCGGTATACGCTTTTCTACCTCGAGTATTGCCCAAGGCGCCTCTGAGCTTTTTGTTTATGGTACTGCGGTTAGAGCTGTTCCTGATAATGGTGCTAGCCATTTATCGAATAATACCTATCCTCCTCAGTCTGTTGCAACCCAGAGCCCTTCAATACCGCCATTACCCTCTGCTGAAACAGACAGAAATGAATTTGACCAGTAA
- a CDS encoding YbjQ family protein — protein sequence MDTVSDFIINNIVFIGLFFLGWVFGRLNEGDHLKRLDVAEKELGHIIVSSERFYQPKISDGTQGVLVMGSVVIAQDYFKMIIARILSLFGKNLTTYETLLDRARREAVLRMKLEAQFLGYNQVYGLRLEVTSINLTGSMVEAIAYGTAVYSVDNPRIPPPLPV from the coding sequence ATGGATACCGTTTCTGACTTTATTATTAATAATATCGTTTTTATCGGCTTGTTCTTTCTGGGCTGGGTTTTTGGGCGTCTTAATGAAGGGGACCATCTTAAACGCCTCGATGTGGCTGAAAAAGAGCTAGGCCATATCATTGTCTCAAGTGAGCGCTTTTATCAGCCCAAAATCAGCGATGGCACCCAAGGTGTGTTGGTCATGGGTAGCGTGGTCATTGCTCAAGATTACTTTAAAATGATTATCGCCCGTATTTTGAGTCTATTTGGCAAAAACCTCACCACCTATGAGACCTTATTAGATCGTGCCCGCCGTGAAGCTGTGCTGCGCATGAAATTAGAAGCTCAGTTTTTGGGCTACAATCAAGTGTATGGCTTGCGTCTAGAAGTGACCAGTATCAATCTTACCGGTAGTATGGTCGAAGCGATCGCCTATGGCACCGCTGTATATAGCGTGGATAATCCTCGAATTCCTCCACCTCTACCTGTATAG
- a CDS encoding valine--tRNA ligase — protein sequence MSNQNLTTSIQSALKQLENAYNPGEVEQGMYQRWEDNGYFQPKYNSDESFSIALPPPNVTGSLHMGHGFNNAIMDSLTRYHRMLGDNTLWQPGTDHAGIATQMVVERRLNAEGIKRTDLTREDFIDKVWEWKEESGGNITRQIRRLGSSVDWSRERFTMDEGLSNAVKEVFVRLHEDGLIYRGKRLVNWDPKFQTALSDLEVENHDEKGSLWHFRYYFTDKSVKTQDGKDYVVVATTRPETLLGDTAVAVNPKDERYAHLVGKTITLPITGREVPIVADDYVDIEFGTGVVKITPAHDFNDYELGRRHNTPLINIFDKNAHILAEMEIYPNLQTRNPELETTPEAYVGLERFEARKKLVEQATDEGWLDQIEDYQLKAPRGDRSGVIVEPWLTDQWYVAVEQLAKPAIEAVEDGRIEFVPAQYKNMYMAWMTDLQDWCISRQLWWGHRIPAWYDNEDNIYVARDEAEVRSKYNLDDSVELRQDEDVLDTWFSSGLWTFSTLGWGDDTQDQKALQTFHPTSVLVTGFDIIFFWVARMIMMTMHFMKNEDGTPQVPFKTVYVHGLVRDSHGQKMSKSKGNVLDPIDLIDGIDLETLVEKRTSNMMNPKDAAKIEKQTRKEFPEGIPAYGTDALRFTFTSLASTGRDINFDLKRVEGYRNFCNKIWNASRFVLMNCVDKEGNALPIDTAANADVWELPEKWIMSRLNSTVANIHQHYEQYRLDMVSHDIYEFIWNEYCDWYVELAKASLNDSSVSEQRKAQIRYVLLHVLETALRFAHPMMPYLTEEIWQTIAPLLDRKNSDSIMVAKFPEVDESQVNAQVEDDMTWLQELIAGVRNIRGEMKLGNAVRLPVLLENITEEQLERLNRIENQFKALAKVESLTILKQGDEVPLSSSSMVGKLRVLVPMKGLIDPTAELNRLAKSQEKLQKQADGIARKLGNEGFVSKAPAEVVEAEKAKLEELEGQLKVMSEQMEQLKAL from the coding sequence ATGAGCAATCAAAATCTTACGACATCCATCCAGTCAGCCTTAAAGCAGCTAGAAAATGCGTATAACCCAGGTGAAGTTGAGCAGGGTATGTATCAGCGCTGGGAAGACAATGGCTATTTTCAGCCAAAATACAACAGCGATGAGTCATTTTCTATTGCCTTACCACCACCGAACGTGACCGGTAGCTTGCACATGGGTCACGGCTTTAACAATGCCATTATGGACTCGTTAACCCGTTATCATCGTATGCTGGGTGACAATACCTTATGGCAACCAGGTACTGACCACGCCGGTATCGCCACCCAGATGGTAGTTGAGCGCCGTCTAAATGCAGAAGGCATCAAACGTACTGACCTTACCCGTGAAGACTTTATCGATAAAGTGTGGGAGTGGAAAGAGGAGTCGGGTGGTAATATTACCCGTCAGATTCGTCGTCTAGGCTCTTCAGTGGATTGGTCGCGTGAGCGCTTCACTATGGATGAAGGCTTATCAAACGCGGTAAAAGAAGTATTCGTTCGCTTGCATGAAGATGGTTTAATTTATCGTGGTAAGCGTCTAGTGAACTGGGATCCTAAGTTCCAAACTGCCTTGTCTGACCTAGAAGTTGAAAACCATGACGAAAAAGGTTCGTTGTGGCATTTCCGTTACTACTTCACTGATAAGTCAGTTAAGACCCAAGACGGTAAAGACTATGTGGTTGTGGCAACCACCCGTCCTGAAACCTTATTGGGCGATACAGCGGTTGCAGTAAACCCTAAAGATGAGCGCTATGCCCACTTAGTGGGTAAGACCATTACCTTGCCAATTACTGGTCGTGAAGTGCCCATTGTCGCCGATGACTATGTGGATATCGAATTTGGTACCGGTGTGGTAAAAATTACCCCTGCTCATGACTTTAATGACTATGAGCTGGGCCGTCGTCACAATACCCCGCTTATTAATATTTTCGATAAAAATGCGCATATCTTGGCAGAGATGGAGATTTACCCAAATCTGCAAACCCGCAATCCTGAGCTTGAGACTACGCCAGAAGCCTATGTTGGTTTAGAGCGTTTTGAAGCCCGTAAGAAGTTAGTTGAGCAAGCTACTGATGAAGGCTGGCTCGACCAGATTGAAGACTATCAGCTTAAAGCCCCACGTGGCGACCGCAGTGGCGTTATCGTTGAGCCTTGGTTAACCGACCAGTGGTATGTGGCAGTAGAACAATTGGCCAAACCTGCTATTGAAGCGGTAGAAGATGGCCGTATTGAGTTTGTGCCAGCCCAGTACAAAAACATGTACATGGCTTGGATGACTGACCTACAAGACTGGTGTATCAGCCGTCAGCTATGGTGGGGTCACCGTATTCCCGCTTGGTATGACAATGAGGACAATATTTATGTTGCCCGTGATGAAGCGGAAGTTCGCAGCAAATACAATCTAGATGACAGCGTTGAGCTGCGTCAGGATGAAGACGTGCTAGACACTTGGTTTAGTTCAGGCTTATGGACCTTTAGTACCTTAGGCTGGGGTGATGATACCCAAGACCAAAAAGCACTACAAACTTTCCACCCGACTAGTGTGTTGGTGACCGGCTTTGACATCATTTTCTTCTGGGTTGCCCGTATGATCATGATGACCATGCACTTTATGAAGAATGAAGATGGTACACCACAAGTTCCATTCAAAACCGTATATGTCCACGGTTTAGTGCGTGACAGCCATGGTCAAAAAATGTCTAAGTCTAAAGGCAACGTGCTAGATCCTATCGACTTAATCGATGGTATCGACTTAGAAACCCTGGTTGAAAAACGCACCAGCAATATGATGAACCCCAAAGATGCGGCTAAGATTGAGAAGCAGACTCGCAAAGAGTTCCCAGAAGGTATTCCTGCGTATGGTACTGATGCGCTACGTTTCACCTTTACCTCTTTAGCTAGCACCGGTCGTGACATTAACTTCGATCTAAAACGAGTAGAAGGCTATCGTAACTTCTGTAATAAAATCTGGAACGCTAGCCGTTTCGTATTGATGAATTGTGTCGACAAAGAAGGTAACGCTCTACCTATCGATACAGCAGCCAATGCGGACGTTTGGGAACTGCCAGAAAAATGGATTATGAGCCGCCTAAACTCGACGGTTGCCAATATTCATCAGCATTATGAGCAGTATCGCTTGGATATGGTCAGCCACGATATCTATGAGTTTATCTGGAACGAATACTGCGACTGGTATGTAGAGCTTGCCAAAGCCAGCTTGAACGACAGCTCAGTATCAGAGCAGCGCAAAGCACAAATCCGTTATGTATTATTGCATGTGTTAGAGACGGCGCTGCGTTTTGCGCACCCAATGATGCCGTATCTGACCGAAGAGATTTGGCAGACTATTGCACCGCTATTAGATCGCAAAAATAGCGACAGCATCATGGTGGCGAAGTTCCCAGAAGTGGACGAGTCTCAAGTAAATGCTCAAGTTGAAGACGACATGACATGGCTACAAGAGCTAATCGCTGGCGTGCGTAACATCCGTGGTGAGATGAAGCTGGGCAATGCGGTGCGTCTGCCTGTGCTACTTGAGAACATCACTGAGGAGCAACTAGAGCGTCTAAACCGTATCGAAAATCAGTTTAAAGCGCTAGCTAAAGTAGAAAGCCTAACCATCTTAAAACAAGGTGATGAGGTGCCATTATCTTCATCAAGTATGGTCGGTAAGCTTCGTGTGTTGGTCCCAATGAAAGGTTTAATTGACCCAACCGCTGAGCTTAATCGTCTGGCTAAATCACAAGAGAAGCTACAGAAGCAAGCTGATGGCATTGCTCGTAAGCTTGGCAATGAAGGCTTCGTCAGCAAAGCCCCTGCGGAAGTCGTCGAGGCGGAGAAGGCGAAGTTAGAAGAGCTAGAAGGTCAGCTTAAAGTGATGAGTGAGCAGATGGAGCAGTTAAAAGCTTTGTAA